A genomic segment from Modestobacter roseus encodes:
- the uvrB gene encoding excinuclease ABC subunit UvrB, protein MRTNPDLRPTRGAFRVVSEFQPSGDQPAAIKALAERVNSGATDTVLLGATGTGKSATTAWLIEQVQRPTLVMAPNKTLAAQLANEFKELLPDAAVEYFVSYYDYYQPEAYVPQTDTYIEKDSSINEEVERLRHSATNSLLTRRDVVVVSTVSCIYGLGTPEEYVDRALKIKVGEERDRDELLRTLVTEQYTRNDLAFTRGTFRVRGDTIEVFPVYEELAVRIEMFGDEVERLYYLHPLTGEVVREVDELFVFPATHYVAGPERMERAIATIEAELEQRLAELDRQGKLLESQRLRMRTTYDIEMMRQVGFCSGIENYSRHIDGRAPGSAGACLIDYFPDDFLLVIDESHVTVPQIGGMYEGDMSRKRTLVEHGFRLPSAMDNRPLKWEEFTERIHQSVYLSATPGSYELGRVQGDVVEQVIRPTGLIDPEVVVKPTKGQIDDLVHEIRLRTEKDERVLVTTLTKKMSEDLTDYLLELGIKVRYLHSEVDTLRRVELLRELRQGEYDVLVGINLLREGLDLPEVSLVAILDADKEGFLRSGTSLIQTIGRAARNVSGQVHMYADKITPSMAQAIDETSRRREKQIAYNTEHGIDPQPLRKKIVDILDGIYQAAEEAQGITGGATELLGGSGRQQSRGKSPVPGLSSKSKVKAGSIDVQGLPRNELADMITQMNDQMLAAARELQFEVAARLRDELTELKKELRQLDAAHA, encoded by the coding sequence GTGCGCACGAACCCCGACCTCCGCCCGACCCGGGGCGCGTTCCGCGTCGTCAGCGAGTTCCAGCCCTCGGGCGACCAGCCGGCCGCGATCAAGGCGCTGGCCGAGCGGGTGAACAGCGGCGCGACCGACACGGTGCTGCTGGGCGCCACCGGTACCGGCAAGTCGGCCACGACGGCCTGGCTGATCGAGCAGGTGCAGCGCCCCACCCTGGTGATGGCGCCGAACAAGACCCTCGCGGCGCAGCTGGCCAACGAGTTCAAGGAGCTCCTGCCCGACGCCGCGGTCGAGTACTTCGTCTCCTACTACGACTACTACCAGCCCGAGGCCTACGTCCCGCAGACGGACACCTACATCGAGAAGGACTCCTCGATCAACGAGGAGGTGGAGCGGCTGCGCCATTCCGCCACGAACAGCCTGCTCACCCGGCGCGACGTCGTCGTGGTCTCGACCGTCTCCTGCATCTACGGCCTCGGCACCCCGGAGGAGTACGTCGACCGGGCGCTGAAGATCAAGGTGGGGGAGGAGCGCGACCGCGACGAGCTGCTCCGCACGCTGGTCACCGAGCAGTACACCCGCAACGACCTGGCCTTCACCCGCGGCACCTTCCGGGTGCGCGGTGACACGATCGAGGTCTTCCCGGTGTACGAGGAGCTCGCGGTCCGGATCGAGATGTTCGGCGACGAGGTCGAGCGGCTCTACTACCTGCACCCGCTCACCGGGGAGGTCGTCCGCGAGGTCGACGAGCTGTTCGTCTTCCCGGCCACGCACTACGTCGCCGGCCCGGAGCGGATGGAGCGGGCGATCGCGACCATCGAGGCCGAGCTGGAGCAGCGGCTGGCCGAGCTCGACCGCCAGGGCAAGCTGCTGGAGTCCCAGCGGCTGCGCATGCGCACCACCTACGACATCGAGATGATGCGGCAGGTCGGGTTCTGCTCGGGCATCGAGAACTACTCGCGGCACATCGACGGGCGCGCCCCCGGCAGCGCCGGCGCTTGCCTCATCGACTACTTCCCCGACGACTTCCTGCTGGTCATCGACGAGTCGCACGTGACCGTGCCGCAGATCGGCGGCATGTACGAGGGCGACATGAGCCGCAAGCGCACGCTGGTCGAGCACGGTTTCCGGCTCCCCTCGGCGATGGACAACCGGCCGTTGAAGTGGGAGGAGTTCACCGAGCGGATCCACCAGAGCGTCTACCTCTCCGCGACGCCGGGCAGCTACGAGCTGGGCCGCGTGCAGGGTGACGTCGTCGAGCAGGTCATCCGCCCGACCGGCCTGATCGACCCGGAGGTCGTGGTGAAGCCCACCAAGGGTCAGATCGACGACCTGGTGCACGAGATCCGGCTGCGCACCGAGAAGGACGAGCGGGTCCTGGTCACCACGCTGACCAAGAAGATGTCCGAGGACCTCACCGACTACCTGCTCGAGCTGGGCATCAAGGTGCGGTACCTGCACTCCGAGGTCGACACCCTGCGCCGCGTGGAACTGCTGCGCGAGCTGCGCCAGGGGGAGTACGACGTCCTGGTCGGCATCAACCTGCTCCGCGAGGGCCTCGACCTGCCCGAGGTGTCGCTGGTGGCCATCCTCGACGCCGACAAGGAGGGCTTCCTCCGGTCGGGCACGTCGCTGATCCAGACGATCGGCCGGGCGGCGCGCAACGTCTCCGGCCAGGTGCACATGTACGCCGACAAGATCACCCCGTCGATGGCGCAGGCGATCGACGAGACCAGCCGCCGTCGCGAGAAGCAGATCGCCTACAACACCGAGCACGGCATCGACCCGCAGCCGCTGCGCAAGAAGATCGTCGACATCCTCGACGGCATCTACCAGGCGGCGGAGGAGGCTCAGGGGATCACGGGCGGGGCCACCGAGCTGCTCGGCGGCTCCGGCCGGCAGCAGTCCCGCGGCAAGTCGCCGGTGCCGGGGCTGTCCTCCAAGAGCAAGGTGAAGGCGGGGTCGATCGACGTCCAGGGCCTGCCGCGCAACGAGCTCGCGGACATGATCACCCAGATGAACGACCAGATGCTCGCTGCGGCCCGGGAGCTCCAGTTCGAGGTCGCCGCCCGGCTCCGCGACGAGCTGACCGAGTTGAAGAAGGAGTTGCGCCAGCTCGACGCCGCGCACGCCTGA